In Fluviispira sanaruensis, a genomic segment contains:
- a CDS encoding MCP four helix bundle domain-containing protein, translated as MTKKSLSFKLNSSIFILLILIILNGLYTILMINKTQSYARETGESWLPNVLSTSEMSEGIGKYARRIIGLLSTSLINSGEEEKKIKEEYIKALDKYGHNIDTTLEKYKKLISSPEDKALLDDIITKWKAYDDACRKAIEIKSE; from the coding sequence ATGACTAAAAAAAGTTTATCTTTTAAATTGAATTCTTCTATTTTTATTTTGCTCATACTCATTATTCTAAACGGATTATATACCATTTTAATGATAAATAAAACACAATCCTACGCTCGTGAAACAGGTGAAAGCTGGCTTCCAAATGTTTTATCCACTAGCGAAATGAGTGAAGGAATAGGTAAATATGCAAGAAGAATTATAGGCCTATTAAGCACTTCCTTAATAAATTCTGGCGAAGAAGAGAAAAAAATTAAAGAAGAATATATAAAAGCTCTGGATAAATATGGCCATAATATAGACACCACTCTTGAAAAATATAAAAAACTTATCAGTAGTCCTGAAGATAAAGCACTTCTAGATGATATTATTACAAAATGGAAGGCATATGACGATGCTTGCAGGAAAGCAATTGAAATCAAGAGTGAGTGA
- a CDS encoding pseudouridine synthase yields MSKETKVEMIRLNVMLQELGAASRRKADELIEAGKVKVNGKIVKKLGVKVESNSSITVEGKLLKNAPPKVIYILNKPFMTITSRKDEKERPTIFDLPDLKKMSANVQSVGRLDYRSEGLIVLTNDGDLALALSHPKYSVEKTYAVLLSSPVNIEDAEKLKKGVELDDGPAKAISVKLGNKEPLGNSVGQWLELVVTEGRNRLVRRMMEALGLSVVRLVRVAIGDLRLPGKLEPGKMRAVTEQESKYLSEIKLEMLSENKKNKKPAVNLPKEILDARKLKRKMKLNDADYAREAERRDMRSSQVIRARKIKENEQKNEKRNSWHSEEKVSLNKETERKPYQNDHSKRNEQVNDKYKNKSDTKHSRNSTPTEKNEHSKRANEKRSYEKRPDDKRVQERHSRAKNSHEKQENEKSKKRFGRVIEKEEKKTITKKSNSKKRESE; encoded by the coding sequence ATGAGTAAAGAAACAAAAGTAGAGATGATCCGTTTAAACGTAATGCTACAAGAATTAGGCGCAGCTTCAAGACGAAAAGCAGATGAACTTATCGAAGCTGGAAAAGTAAAAGTCAATGGTAAAATTGTAAAAAAGCTTGGGGTAAAAGTTGAGAGTAACTCTTCTATTACTGTAGAAGGCAAGCTCTTAAAAAATGCACCACCTAAAGTAATATATATTTTAAATAAACCTTTTATGACAATCACCAGTCGAAAAGATGAAAAAGAAAGACCCACTATTTTCGATCTTCCTGATCTGAAAAAAATGTCTGCCAATGTTCAGTCAGTTGGGCGCTTGGATTATCGCAGTGAAGGTCTTATTGTTTTAACCAATGATGGAGATCTTGCTCTTGCGCTGTCGCATCCGAAGTATTCTGTAGAAAAAACTTATGCGGTTTTATTGTCATCGCCTGTAAATATTGAAGATGCAGAAAAATTGAAAAAAGGGGTTGAACTTGATGATGGCCCTGCAAAAGCTATTTCAGTTAAATTAGGTAATAAAGAACCTTTGGGTAATAGCGTTGGGCAGTGGCTTGAGCTGGTTGTGACTGAGGGGCGCAACCGTTTGGTCAGACGCATGATGGAGGCTTTAGGACTCAGCGTTGTGCGACTTGTCCGTGTCGCAATTGGCGATCTTCGACTACCAGGTAAACTTGAACCTGGGAAAATGCGGGCAGTGACCGAACAGGAGAGCAAGTATTTGAGCGAAATTAAACTTGAGATGCTGAGCGAAAATAAAAAGAATAAAAAACCTGCTGTGAATTTACCAAAAGAAATTCTCGATGCACGTAAATTAAAACGCAAAATGAAATTAAACGATGCGGATTATGCGCGCGAAGCAGAACGCCGAGATATGCGCTCCTCTCAAGTTATTCGCGCACGTAAAATAAAAGAAAATGAGCAAAAAAATGAAAAGAGAAATTCTTGGCACAGCGAAGAAAAAGTTTCTCTTAATAAAGAAACAGAGAGAAAACCATATCAGAACGATCATTCTAAGAGGAATGAGCAAGTAAATGATAAATATAAGAATAAGTCTGATACAAAACACTCACGCAATAGCACACCAACTGAAAAGAATGAGCACAGTAAGAGGGCAAATGAAAAACGTTCTTACGAAAAACGCCCTGATGATAAAAGAGTACAAGAAAGACATTCCCGCGCGAAAAATTCTCACGAAAAACAGGAAAATGAAAAATCTAAAAAAAGATTTGGCCGTGTGATTGAAAAAGAGGAGAAAAAAACTATAACTAAAAAGTCTAATTCTAAAAAAAGGGAGTCTGAATGA
- a CDS encoding HAMP domain-containing methyl-accepting chemotaxis protein yields the protein MAHKSLAFKLYISVLLLVLIILGSASFSIYMIAKTQEFANETGEDDLPSFHFAYEIQTGIGLLRRNELRTLASEEPKFKEANRKTLIKNHERIKELLEVYKKYVFDDIEKKQLANFEMDYIKYKEISEKYINLSNEGNNKEALKLMFEEGDVQLKKLTDGFSDVIANDYDLAIESTKRGANLTLITTITMTIIIILCLLISFIIFRLIQKSTRAISAAVLKLKDQSISTGSIASQLKNGSASLSDAANGQAAAVHETTAAVNEITSMVNRTSENARHSNEVAKGAAAKAEEAQITMQRLVTAMDTIQESSSQLQNIADVIAEINSKTKVINDIVNKTELLSLNASIESARAGEHGKGFAVVADEVGKLAKVSGKSAKEIQQLIRKSQGEVNNILELTISRVTDGKKVTTEAQDSFIKISEDIINMTSVIQQISDATHEQEIGVRQISTAMDQIDRATQSCLSAVNTTRESSLHLIEQSDKLDQTAKDIEVLIMGSQA from the coding sequence ATGGCTCACAAAAGCCTTGCATTTAAACTCTATATTTCTGTTTTACTCCTTGTGCTTATCATATTAGGATCTGCCTCATTTTCTATTTATATGATTGCAAAAACACAAGAATTTGCCAATGAAACGGGCGAAGATGATTTACCAAGCTTTCACTTTGCTTACGAAATTCAAACAGGAATTGGACTGTTAAGAAGAAATGAATTGCGCACTCTTGCGTCAGAAGAACCTAAATTTAAAGAAGCAAATCGTAAAACATTAATTAAAAACCATGAAAGAATTAAAGAACTTTTAGAAGTATATAAAAAATATGTCTTCGATGACATCGAAAAAAAGCAACTTGCTAATTTTGAAATGGATTATATAAAATATAAAGAAATATCCGAAAAATATATTAATCTCAGTAATGAAGGCAACAATAAAGAAGCCCTGAAATTAATGTTCGAGGAAGGTGATGTACAGTTAAAAAAACTGACAGATGGTTTTTCCGACGTGATCGCAAATGATTATGATTTAGCAATAGAATCCACAAAAAGAGGAGCGAATTTAACTTTAATTACAACAATAACTATGACTATTATTATTATTCTTTGTTTACTTATTTCATTTATTATTTTCCGACTCATCCAAAAATCGACTCGTGCTATTTCTGCTGCTGTATTAAAATTAAAAGATCAAAGTATTTCGACTGGGTCAATTGCTTCTCAACTAAAAAATGGTTCAGCTTCACTTTCAGATGCCGCCAATGGGCAGGCAGCCGCAGTGCATGAAACCACCGCAGCGGTAAATGAAATCACCAGTATGGTCAATCGCACTTCCGAAAATGCGAGACACTCCAATGAAGTTGCAAAAGGTGCGGCAGCCAAAGCAGAAGAAGCACAAATAACCATGCAGCGACTCGTAACCGCCATGGACACCATTCAGGAATCAAGCAGTCAACTGCAAAATATTGCCGATGTGATAGCAGAAATAAATTCAAAGACGAAAGTTATCAACGACATTGTCAATAAGACTGAACTTTTATCTCTCAACGCTTCCATTGAATCCGCGCGTGCAGGGGAACACGGTAAAGGCTTCGCTGTAGTGGCTGATGAAGTTGGGAAACTTGCAAAAGTCAGTGGTAAATCTGCAAAAGAAATTCAACAACTCATTCGCAAAAGTCAAGGTGAAGTTAACAATATTCTCGAACTGACAATTTCAAGAGTGACTGACGGAAAAAAAGTAACAACCGAAGCACAAGATTCTTTTATAAAAATTTCGGAAGATATTATTAATATGACATCTGTCATTCAACAAATATCCGATGCCACCCACGAACAAGAAATTGGAGTCAGGCAAATTTCTACAGCCATGGATCAGATTGACCGCGCAACCCAAAGTTGTTTGAGCGCTGTAAATACCACCAGAGAATCTTCTCTCCACCTTATAGAACAGAGTGATAAACTCGATCAAACTGCAAAAGATATTGAAGTGCTCATTATGGGTTCACAAGCATAG
- a CDS encoding dihydrolipoamide acetyltransferase family protein codes for MATVMEMPKLSDTMSEGSVARWLKKEGDKVTAGIPVIEIDTDKATMEYESPAGGILLKILVGDGQKCPLQAPIAIIGKADEKWEEVLEKYNAKKGGAQTASKADASKAAAPQTASQTAVAKAPAASASVSQADVKASPLAKKIAADKGIDLKSIQGSGPNGRIVQRDLAQTSSSASMSSVHGIAAGAVVKIPHTNMRKTIARRLAESVNTAPHFYLSISLNMTNLLAWRKSIVAKLPDDQKFSVNDLAIFLTARALKRHPEVNSSWQDDCVLQYGDVHMSVAVALPNGLMTPVVRHADKLTVVQIAQETKRLVKIAKDGKLQPNDYAGGTFSVSNLGMTGIEEFTAIINPPQAAILAIGSTIPTPVVLANGTVGVEQRMKVTLSCDHRVIDGAVGAEFLKTLKQYFEDPATALFLG; via the coding sequence ATGGCTACAGTAATGGAAATGCCAAAACTTTCTGACACTATGTCCGAAGGCTCTGTGGCGCGTTGGTTAAAAAAAGAGGGCGACAAAGTAACAGCGGGCATCCCTGTTATCGAAATCGACACAGACAAAGCAACGATGGAATATGAAAGTCCAGCAGGCGGGATATTGCTCAAAATTCTCGTAGGGGACGGACAAAAGTGTCCTTTACAAGCACCTATTGCGATCATTGGCAAAGCCGATGAAAAATGGGAAGAAGTGCTCGAAAAATACAACGCTAAAAAAGGTGGAGCACAGACTGCAAGCAAAGCCGACGCTTCTAAAGCGGCAGCACCTCAAACTGCATCTCAAACAGCTGTGGCAAAAGCACCAGCTGCAAGCGCTTCTGTTTCGCAAGCCGATGTTAAAGCAAGTCCCCTTGCGAAAAAAATCGCCGCCGACAAAGGGATTGACCTCAAATCCATTCAAGGCAGTGGACCAAATGGCCGCATAGTGCAAAGGGATTTAGCTCAGACTTCTTCTTCTGCCTCTATGTCTTCTGTCCATGGTATCGCAGCAGGTGCTGTGGTCAAAATTCCACACACCAATATGCGTAAAACCATTGCTCGTCGTTTGGCTGAAAGCGTGAACACGGCTCCGCATTTTTATCTATCCATCAGTTTAAATATGACAAACCTGTTGGCGTGGAGAAAATCGATTGTTGCTAAGTTGCCAGACGATCAAAAGTTTAGCGTCAACGATCTTGCTATTTTCTTAACGGCGCGTGCGCTCAAACGCCATCCAGAAGTGAATTCCTCTTGGCAAGACGATTGTGTTCTCCAGTACGGCGACGTGCATATGAGCGTAGCGGTTGCTTTACCAAATGGACTTATGACTCCCGTAGTAAGACATGCTGACAAACTCACAGTTGTGCAAATTGCTCAGGAAACAAAACGGCTCGTTAAAATAGCAAAAGATGGAAAACTCCAGCCAAATGATTATGCGGGTGGAACATTTTCTGTTAGTAATTTAGGGATGACTGGAATTGAAGAGTTCACTGCAATAATCAATCCACCTCAAGCCGCTATTCTAGCAATTGGTTCGACGATTCCAACTCCGGTTGTGCTCGCGAACGGCACTGTTGGTGTTGAACAAAGAATGAAAGTGACTTTGAGTTGTGATCACAGAGTTATTGACGGAGCGGTTGGCGCTGAATTTTTAAAGACTTTAAAACAGTACTTTGAAGATCCTGCGACAGCGCTATTTCTAGGTTAA
- a CDS encoding NfeD family protein: protein MNFELYWIYFLIGIIFIILEVFSLTFYLLPIGLAALITGIFAIISDNIYIHGCVFVLSSILLLFLISKWRKSRFLKPKDSHFQVGLIGQTGIIVEEFQSPQNTGKVKIFSDVWEIHWDSQHEKIIAEFKIGERVKVISVQGNKVIVEKTNS, encoded by the coding sequence ATGAATTTTGAATTATATTGGATTTATTTTTTAATCGGAATTATTTTTATTATTTTAGAAGTTTTTTCTCTAACATTTTATCTTTTACCTATTGGCTTAGCTGCGCTCATAACGGGCATTTTTGCAATAATTTCCGATAATATTTATATACATGGCTGCGTTTTTGTATTATCTAGTATACTGTTGTTGTTTTTAATTTCCAAATGGCGCAAATCTCGTTTTTTAAAACCAAAAGATTCGCATTTTCAAGTTGGTTTGATTGGTCAGACTGGAATTATAGTCGAGGAATTTCAATCCCCACAAAACACAGGTAAGGTTAAAATCTTTTCTGATGTTTGGGAAATTCATTGGGATTCTCAGCACGAAAAAATAATTGCAGAATTTAAAATCGGCGAGCGCGTTAAGGTTATTTCTGTTCAAGGTAACAAAGTGATTGTGGAAAAAACAAATAGTTAA
- a CDS encoding HAMP domain-containing methyl-accepting chemotaxis protein, translating to MNNKSLAFKLNTSFLILLAFILTSAIYSILMNNKTQGYADDVANNWFPSVNSTAIMGNEMTKFSRRQVLVIATYLGDRLQNLKANMEDLATWKKNFETQLETHRKTYATDPEEIAIIEALTKEWKKYIEFVDRDLELVKQKPILGLEHYQANTKGQAILVTKEIDKLTKYNYDNGVKTSTKGNSLTAITNFTMAGIVISSIIISLIIFQIIRTSTNSISTAVTNLKKQSVTTSKIAGELKSSSQSLSDSVAEQAASIHETSAAINEITSMVNRTAENAKESTNVAKSASDKAEEGQKTMLRLVQAMETIQESSGQLQNIAVIINQINTKTAVINDIVSKTELLSLNASIESARAGEYGKGFAVVAEEVGNLAKISGKSAHEIQELITTSQDQVNQILNVTKERVADGKKVTTEAQESFLHISEDISNMSNVIQQISEATREQEIGVRQISTAMSQIDKATQNSQVAVNTTSESSNNLVEQSNKLDTTAKDIEILIKGKVMDESHG from the coding sequence ATGAACAATAAAAGTTTAGCCTTTAAACTCAATACCTCGTTCCTTATCCTCTTGGCTTTTATTTTAACCTCTGCTATTTATAGTATCCTTATGAATAACAAAACCCAAGGATATGCGGATGATGTGGCCAATAATTGGTTCCCAAGCGTGAATTCGACCGCAATTATGGGCAATGAAATGACGAAGTTTTCCCGTCGACAGGTGCTCGTTATCGCAACTTATCTGGGCGATAGATTGCAGAATTTAAAAGCAAATATGGAAGATTTAGCTACTTGGAAAAAGAATTTTGAGACACAGCTTGAAACTCACAGAAAAACGTACGCTACTGATCCTGAAGAGATAGCAATTATTGAGGCTCTAACTAAAGAATGGAAAAAATATATTGAATTTGTAGATAGAGATCTTGAACTTGTAAAGCAAAAACCTATTCTTGGCCTAGAGCACTATCAAGCAAACACAAAAGGACAAGCAATCCTTGTAACGAAAGAAATTGATAAATTAACAAAATATAATTATGACAATGGTGTTAAGACATCGACCAAAGGAAATAGTTTAACCGCAATCACAAACTTCACCATGGCAGGAATTGTCATTTCATCCATTATTATTTCGCTTATTATCTTCCAAATTATACGTACATCAACCAACTCTATATCCACTGCAGTGACAAACTTAAAAAAACAGAGCGTCACTACAAGCAAAATTGCCGGTGAGTTAAAGTCAAGCTCTCAGTCTCTCTCTGACTCAGTTGCCGAACAAGCCGCTTCTATCCACGAAACCAGTGCTGCCATTAACGAAATCACCAGCATGGTCAACCGCACTGCCGAAAATGCCAAAGAATCGACGAACGTTGCTAAAAGTGCATCGGACAAAGCGGAAGAAGGGCAAAAAACTATGCTTAGACTTGTCCAAGCAATGGAAACAATTCAGGAGTCCAGTGGGCAATTGCAAAACATTGCTGTGATAATCAATCAAATAAATACCAAAACAGCTGTCATCAACGATATAGTTTCGAAAACGGAACTTTTATCACTCAACGCGTCCATCGAGTCCGCCCGTGCCGGTGAATACGGCAAAGGCTTTGCTGTGGTGGCCGAAGAAGTGGGTAACCTTGCTAAAATCAGCGGTAAGTCAGCTCATGAAATCCAGGAACTGATTACGACAAGTCAAGATCAAGTAAACCAAATCCTCAACGTCACAAAAGAGCGCGTAGCTGACGGGAAAAAAGTTACGACCGAAGCGCAGGAGTCTTTCCTCCATATTTCGGAAGACATTTCGAATATGTCAAACGTGATTCAACAGATTTCCGAAGCGACCCGTGAGCAAGAAATCGGGGTGAGACAGATCTCGACTGCCATGTCACAGATAGACAAAGCCACACAAAACAGTCAGGTGGCGGTGAATACAACTTCCGAGTCGTCGAACAATTTGGTTGAACAAAGTAACAAACTCGACACAACTGCAAAAGACATTGAAATCCTGATTAAAGGGAAAGTGATGGACGAATCACATGGATGA
- a CDS encoding substrate-binding periplasmic protein, translating into MLLKIFIKYITFSNLFILTFAAMAADKIALVTEDSPPFNMEEGGKIIGSGTDIITTAMKKANIEFTLTLMPWAKAYQMGLDEKNTAVYCTTRTPEREPLFKWVGPLAENSWVFFAKSGSKIKISSLEDAKKHTVGGYNGDAKALFLLKEGFVEGKNLQLASNEKQNALKLQADKIDLWASGSDLAPWVSKKENSGKITPVFTFKKVKMYAAFNKNTDDSIIKKLNDVLAGMRKSGEIKKINNRYR; encoded by the coding sequence ATGCTATTAAAAATATTTATAAAATATATTACTTTTTCCAACTTATTCATTTTAACTTTTGCAGCAATGGCTGCAGACAAAATAGCATTAGTCACTGAAGACTCTCCTCCATTTAATATGGAAGAAGGTGGAAAAATAATAGGTTCTGGCACAGATATTATAACAACAGCAATGAAAAAAGCTAATATAGAATTTACTCTTACCTTAATGCCTTGGGCAAAGGCTTATCAAATGGGTTTGGACGAAAAAAACACTGCTGTATATTGCACAACAAGAACACCAGAAAGAGAACCATTATTTAAATGGGTAGGCCCTTTAGCAGAAAATAGTTGGGTATTTTTTGCTAAAAGTGGTTCGAAAATTAAAATATCTAGTTTAGAAGATGCGAAGAAGCATACAGTTGGTGGTTATAATGGCGATGCGAAAGCTCTCTTTTTATTAAAAGAAGGTTTTGTCGAAGGAAAAAACCTGCAGCTTGCTAGCAATGAAAAACAAAATGCTTTAAAGTTACAAGCTGACAAAATAGATTTATGGGCATCAGGCTCTGATCTTGCTCCATGGGTATCTAAAAAAGAAAATTCTGGGAAAATAACACCTGTATTTACCTTTAAAAAGGTTAAAATGTATGCCGCATTTAATAAAAATACAGATGACTCTATTATTAAAAAACTGAATGATGTTTTAGCCGGCATGCGCAAAAGTGGTGAAATTAAAAAAATAAATAATAGATATAGATAA
- a CDS encoding HAMP domain-containing methyl-accepting chemotaxis protein has translation MNRKSLAYKLYTSVIIILIIVLISAIYTVLMINKTQGYAAETKSFWLPSIRIAHEYLDNLTLLRQSTLRIMIAQNEQNRKLFIDKWKKESEHIEELGKEYQEYITSEKERESYAKLQEDWKKYKGLNLKIVDLGKQGKTKEALTLIRETTDELIERMEVTLNNLIEINYKGAVQSTKLGANLTSITTLTMIAIISATALIALIIIIIIKTSMGSVSNAIENLKIQSVSTNKIAVTLKKSSNSLSSSITEQAASIHETSAAINEITSMVNRTTENATQSTIVAKAASEKAEEGQATMKRLVKAMDTIQESNVQLQNITGIIGQIHTKTAVINDIVAKTELLSLNASIESARAGEYGKGFAVVAEEVGTLAKMSGQSASEIQDLINKSLEQVNQILEVTKGRVAEGKKVTTEAKESFLQISDDIANMTNVIHQISDATREQEIGVRQIATAMTQIDKATQNSQAASTGAAESSTKLVEQSDSLDITAKDIELLVKGAVT, from the coding sequence ATGAATAGAAAAAGCCTAGCCTATAAATTGTATACTTCGGTTATTATTATACTGATTATAGTATTGATATCGGCTATTTACACCGTTCTTATGATTAATAAAACCCAAGGATATGCGGCAGAAACGAAAAGCTTTTGGTTGCCAAGTATCCGGATTGCCCACGAGTATTTAGACAATCTTACTTTACTTAGACAAAGCACTTTGCGGATAATGATTGCGCAAAACGAACAGAATAGAAAATTATTTATTGATAAATGGAAAAAAGAGTCTGAACATATTGAAGAACTGGGCAAAGAATATCAAGAATATATCACGTCAGAAAAAGAGCGAGAATCTTATGCTAAGCTTCAAGAAGATTGGAAAAAATATAAAGGCTTGAATTTAAAAATTGTAGATTTAGGCAAGCAAGGTAAAACGAAAGAAGCACTTACTCTCATTCGTGAAACCACCGACGAACTGATTGAAAGAATGGAAGTAACCCTCAATAATCTTATAGAGATAAATTATAAAGGCGCAGTGCAATCAACAAAATTAGGAGCTAACTTAACCAGTATCACTACACTGACTATGATTGCAATTATAAGTGCTACTGCTTTAATTGCACTCATAATAATTATTATTATAAAAACTTCTATGGGCTCTGTTTCAAACGCCATAGAAAACTTAAAAATTCAAAGTGTCTCAACCAATAAAATCGCTGTTACGTTAAAAAAGAGCTCCAATTCTCTTTCTTCTTCAATAACGGAACAGGCGGCTTCTATCCACGAAACCAGTGCAGCTATTAACGAAATCACCAGTATGGTCAATCGCACCACTGAAAATGCCACTCAGTCCACAATTGTAGCAAAGGCTGCTTCTGAAAAAGCTGAAGAGGGCCAAGCCACTATGAAAAGGCTTGTCAAAGCCATGGATACCATTCAAGAGTCAAATGTACAACTGCAGAATATCACTGGAATAATTGGACAAATTCACACAAAAACCGCAGTGATCAACGACATTGTCGCAAAAACCGAGCTTCTTTCACTCAATGCCTCGATTGAGTCAGCCCGCGCAGGTGAATACGGCAAAGGCTTTGCTGTGGTGGCTGAAGAAGTTGGTACTCTCGCAAAAATGAGTGGCCAATCCGCCAGCGAAATTCAAGATCTCATCAACAAAAGCTTAGAACAAGTCAATCAGATACTTGAAGTGACCAAAGGTCGTGTGGCAGAAGGCAAAAAAGTCACAACCGAAGCCAAGGAATCTTTTTTACAAATATCCGATGATATTGCGAACATGACCAATGTGATTCATCAGATTTCCGATGCAACGCGTGAACAAGAAATTGGGGTGAGACAAATTGCAACGGCCATGACTCAGATCGATAAAGCAACACAAAACAGTCAGGCAGCAAGTACAGGGGCGGCAGAGTCGTCAACTAAACTTGTTGAACAAAGCGATAGTCTAGATATTACAGCAAAAGATATCGAGCTTTTGGTTAAAGGTGCTGTTACTTAA
- a CDS encoding SPFH domain-containing protein, with product MVEIFVLLAIVILVIFIFSKYVIVIRQQECIIVERLGKFHAVLNSGLNVLIPFVDQSRTILWSRNGMITNVDRIDLREVVIDIPAQQVITKDNVGINVDAIIYVQITDVKRAAYEIQALPIAVAQLTQTTLRSLVGEMDLDHTLSSRDVINSRLKIVLDEATDKWGLKVNRVELKNVTPPPEVQNAMEKQMQAERERRANVLTAEGSKQSQILNAEGEKRARIEHSEGEKQEKINQALGDQEATVARALGQAKAIESVAAAQAKSIQLIKDAFGGPEVAANYLVAMEYLKRFGEMTQKNTDKVFIPYEATAVLSSLGSIGDIMKKVTGDENLKLPKNK from the coding sequence ATGGTCGAAATTTTCGTATTATTAGCAATTGTAATTCTCGTTATTTTTATTTTCTCAAAATATGTTATTGTTATTAGGCAACAAGAGTGCATTATTGTTGAACGTTTGGGTAAATTTCACGCAGTGTTAAACTCAGGTCTCAACGTCCTTATTCCTTTTGTCGATCAATCACGCACTATTCTGTGGAGCCGTAATGGTATGATCACAAATGTTGATCGCATCGACTTGCGTGAAGTTGTGATAGACATTCCTGCGCAGCAAGTGATTACAAAAGACAACGTTGGTATCAATGTCGACGCAATTATTTATGTGCAAATCACTGACGTAAAACGTGCAGCTTACGAAATTCAAGCACTCCCGATCGCAGTTGCTCAACTCACCCAAACGACTCTCAGAAGTTTAGTGGGAGAAATGGATCTCGATCACACTCTCAGCAGCCGTGACGTTATCAACTCACGTTTAAAAATTGTTCTCGACGAAGCAACCGATAAATGGGGACTGAAGGTCAACCGGGTTGAACTTAAAAATGTCACTCCTCCACCAGAAGTGCAAAATGCGATGGAAAAGCAAATGCAGGCTGAGCGTGAAAGACGTGCCAATGTCCTCACTGCGGAAGGCTCAAAGCAAAGCCAAATCTTGAATGCGGAAGGTGAAAAACGTGCGCGTATCGAACACTCTGAAGGTGAAAAACAAGAAAAAATAAATCAAGCCTTAGGTGATCAAGAAGCGACTGTGGCCCGTGCATTGGGTCAAGCAAAAGCTATTGAATCTGTTGCCGCCGCTCAAGCTAAATCCATTCAATTGATTAAAGATGCTTTTGGTGGACCTGAAGTAGCAGCAAACTATTTAGTTGCCATGGAATACCTAAAACGCTTTGGTGAAATGACCCAGAAAAATACGGATAAAGTCTTTATTCCATATGAGGCCACTGCGGTTTTATCTTCTTTGGGTTCCATCGGAGACATTATGAAAAAGGTAACAGGGGATGAAAACCTAAAGTTACCTAAGAATAAATAA